In Salmonella enterica subsp. enterica serovar Typhimurium str. LT2, a single window of DNA contains:
- a CDS encoding putative dimethylsulfoxide reductase (similar to E. coli putative DMSO reductase anchor subunit (AAC74662.1); Blastp hit to AAC74662.1 (284 aa), 76% identity in aa 1 - 284) codes for MGSGWHEWPLMIFTVFGQCVVGALIVSGLGWLTAKDDTIARQRIVRSMFFLWLVMGLGFLASIMHLGSPMRAFNSLNRVGASALSNEIAAGSVFFAVGGIWWLVAVLGKMPPALGKVWLLVSMALGVAFIWAMTLVYQIDTVPTWYNGYTTLAFFLTAFLCGPVFAALLLRIARVPFCSVTFASISGLALVVCVTVIVLQGLSLSTIHSSVQQASHLAPDYGMLQVWRIVLLAAGLGCWLCPLIRRREPHTVGLLLGVVLVLAGEIIGRGLFYGLHMTVGMAVAG; via the coding sequence ATGGGAAGTGGATGGCATGAATGGCCGTTGATGATCTTCACGGTCTTTGGTCAGTGCGTGGTCGGCGCGTTAATCGTTAGCGGACTGGGCTGGCTGACGGCAAAAGACGATACCATCGCCCGTCAGCGCATCGTGCGCAGCATGTTTTTTCTGTGGCTGGTGATGGGACTGGGATTCCTCGCGTCGATTATGCATCTCGGCTCGCCGATGCGCGCGTTTAACTCGCTTAACCGCGTAGGCGCTTCCGCACTGAGTAATGAAATCGCCGCAGGATCGGTGTTCTTTGCCGTAGGCGGCATCTGGTGGCTGGTGGCGGTACTCGGTAAAATGCCCCCGGCGCTGGGTAAAGTGTGGCTGCTGGTCAGTATGGCGCTCGGCGTTGCATTCATCTGGGCAATGACGCTCGTTTATCAGATAGATACCGTGCCAACCTGGTATAATGGCTACACCACGCTGGCCTTTTTCCTCACGGCATTCCTGTGCGGCCCGGTGTTTGCGGCGTTACTGCTACGCATCGCGCGCGTCCCATTTTGCAGCGTGACGTTTGCCAGTATTAGCGGCCTGGCATTGGTGGTGTGCGTGACGGTCATCGTACTACAAGGACTGTCTCTCTCAACCATTCACAGTTCCGTGCAACAGGCCAGCCATCTCGCACCGGATTACGGTATGCTACAGGTCTGGCGCATTGTCTTGCTTGCTGCCGGATTAGGCTGCTGGCTATGTCCGCTAATCCGTCGCCGCGAACCGCATACCGTTGGTTTGCTGCTCGGTGTCGTGCTGGTGCTGGCAGGCGAAATTATTGGCCGCGGACTTTTTTATGGCCTGCATATGACCGTAGGTATGGCCGTCGCAGGTTAA
- the ynfI gene encoding putative component of anaerobic dehydrogenases (similar to E. coli putative oxidoreductase component (AAC74663.1); Blastp hit to AAC74663.1 (207 aa), 76% identity in aa 4 - 207) yields MTTFLQRDDFAVTARVLGALFYYSPESHETAPLVQALLNDDWQAQWPLDAEALAPVAAMFKTHSEESLPQAWQRLFIGPYALPSPPWGSVWLDRESVLFGDSTLALRQWMRENGIQFEMQQNEPEDHFGSLLLLAAWLAENDRHHECEQLLAWHLFPWSSRFLDVFIDHAGHPFYQALGQLARLTLAQWQAQLIIPVAVKPLFR; encoded by the coding sequence ATGACCACTTTTTTACAACGTGATGATTTTGCAGTAACGGCGCGTGTTCTTGGCGCGTTGTTTTATTATTCGCCGGAAAGCCACGAAACCGCTCCTCTGGTCCAGGCGCTATTAAACGACGACTGGCAGGCGCAGTGGCCGCTTGATGCCGAGGCGCTTGCGCCTGTGGCGGCTATGTTTAAGACCCACAGCGAAGAGTCGTTGCCACAGGCCTGGCAGCGTCTGTTTATCGGCCCTTACGCTCTGCCGTCTCCGCCGTGGGGTTCCGTCTGGCTGGATCGTGAGAGCGTATTATTTGGCGATTCTACATTGGCGCTACGTCAGTGGATGCGCGAAAACGGAATTCAGTTTGAAATGCAGCAAAACGAGCCAGAAGATCATTTTGGGTCGCTGTTGCTACTGGCGGCCTGGCTTGCCGAGAACGACCGTCATCATGAATGCGAACAACTCCTGGCCTGGCATCTGTTTCCGTGGTCGTCCCGCTTTCTGGACGTATTTATCGATCATGCCGGGCATCCGTTTTATCAGGCGTTGGGGCAACTGGCGCGTCTGACGCTGGCGCAATGGCAAGCTCAACTCATTATTCCCGTCGCTGTAAAACCGTTATTCCGTTAA
- the ynfB gene encoding putative periplasmic protein (similar to E. coli orf, hypothetical protein (AAC74655.1); Blastp hit to AAC74655.1 (113 aa), 81% identity in aa 1 - 113) — MNNTLSKRLCLTAMLTLAAVVYTTSAFAETSKLVIESGDSAQSRQEAAMEKEQWNDTRSLRQKVNTRAEKEWDKADAAFDNRDKCEQSANINAYWEPNTLRCLDRRTGRVITP; from the coding sequence ATGAACAATACGCTGAGCAAACGCCTGTGCCTGACGGCAATGCTTACGTTGGCGGCCGTTGTATATACTACTTCCGCATTCGCTGAAACCAGTAAACTGGTGATTGAATCGGGAGATAGCGCACAAAGTCGTCAGGAAGCGGCGATGGAAAAGGAACAATGGAACGACACTCGCAGTCTGCGTCAGAAAGTGAATACCCGCGCAGAAAAAGAGTGGGACAAAGCCGATGCCGCCTTTGATAACCGCGATAAATGCGAGCAAAGCGCCAACATCAACGCCTATTGGGAGCCCAATACGCTGCGGTGTCTGGATCGTCGTACAGGTCGCGTTATTACGCCCTGA
- the speG gene encoding spermidine N1-acetyltransferase (similar to E. coli spermidine N1-acetyltransferase (AAC74656.1); Blastp hit to AAC74656.1 (186 aa), 91% identity in aa 1 - 186): MTSDYKVRLRPLEREDLRFVHQLDNNASVMRYWFEEPYEAFVELSDLYDKHIHDQSERRFVVECDGENAGLVELVEINHVHRRAEFQIIISPEYQGKGLASRAAKLAMDYGFTVLNLYKLYLIVDKENEKAIHIYRKLGFRVEGELIHEFFINGEYRNTIRMCIFQQQYLDEHKTSGSTLLKPTAQ, from the coding sequence ATGACAAGTGACTACAAGGTCAGACTGCGCCCGCTTGAGCGTGAAGATTTACGATTTGTCCACCAGCTTGATAATAATGCCAGCGTTATGCGTTACTGGTTTGAAGAGCCGTATGAGGCTTTTGTCGAACTGTCGGATCTCTACGACAAACACATCCACGACCAAAGCGAACGGCGCTTTGTCGTCGAATGCGACGGTGAAAACGCCGGGCTGGTAGAACTGGTGGAAATTAACCATGTGCATCGGCGGGCGGAATTTCAGATTATTATCTCGCCGGAGTACCAGGGAAAAGGCCTGGCGTCACGCGCGGCCAAACTGGCGATGGATTACGGATTTACCGTACTCAATCTCTATAAATTGTATTTGATCGTCGATAAAGAGAATGAAAAAGCGATTCACATCTACCGTAAACTCGGGTTTAGAGTAGAAGGCGAGCTGATTCATGAGTTCTTCATTAACGGCGAATACCGTAACACCATCCGCATGTGTATCTTCCAGCAGCAGTATCTGGATGAACATAAAACGTCCGGTTCTACACTCCTGAAACCCACCGCGCAGTAA
- the ynfD gene encoding putative outer membrane protein (similar to E. coli orf, hypothetical protein (AAC74658.1); Blastp hit to AAC74658.1 (115 aa), 71% identity in aa 14 - 115), protein MMKIATAIAALALVSAPSLVMAAPGSCERVKSDIEQRIINNGVPADNFTLTIVPNDQADQPDSQVVGHCANDTHKILYTRTSSGNAPANTSPAQDGSSAEPQ, encoded by the coding sequence ATGATGAAAATCGCAACTGCAATAGCCGCTCTGGCGTTAGTTAGCGCCCCCTCGCTGGTGATGGCGGCACCGGGATCGTGCGAGAGAGTAAAAAGCGATATTGAACAACGTATCATCAATAACGGCGTGCCGGCGGATAATTTTACGCTCACTATCGTTCCTAACGACCAGGCCGATCAGCCGGACTCACAGGTGGTGGGCCATTGCGCGAACGACACGCATAAAATTCTTTATACCCGCACCAGCAGCGGCAATGCGCCAGCCAATACCTCTCCCGCTCAGGACGGTTCATCCGCCGAACCGCAATAA
- the ynfC gene encoding putative inner membrane lipoprotein (similar to E. coli orf, hypothetical protein (AAC74657.1); Blastp hit to AAC74657.1 (248 aa), 72% identity in aa 13 - 248) has protein sequence MIRVKKPLLLTLLCMILAGCDNPKSLESFTPEMASFSNEFDFDPLRGPVKDFSQTLMSENGEVAKQVTGTLSQEGCFDTLELHDLENNTGLALVLDANYYRDAQTLEKKVQLQGKCQLAALPSAGVTWETDDNGFVVSATGKEMKVEYRYDSEGYPLGKTTINSQNTLSVTAKPSADPRKKLDYTAVSRVDDRQVGNVTQSCEYDAYANPVDCRLVIVDESVKPAVSHHYTIKNRIDYY, from the coding sequence GTGATACGTGTGAAGAAACCCCTTTTACTGACGTTATTGTGCATGATACTGGCAGGTTGTGATAACCCGAAATCCCTTGAGTCTTTTACGCCGGAAATGGCCAGTTTTTCGAACGAATTTGATTTTGATCCATTACGTGGTCCGGTAAAGGATTTCAGCCAGACATTGATGAGTGAGAATGGCGAAGTGGCGAAGCAGGTCACCGGTACGCTTTCACAGGAAGGCTGTTTTGATACGCTTGAGTTACACGATCTGGAGAATAATACGGGGCTGGCACTCGTGCTGGATGCCAATTATTACCGGGATGCTCAGACGCTGGAAAAAAAGGTGCAGTTACAGGGGAAGTGCCAGCTGGCGGCGTTGCCTTCGGCGGGCGTGACCTGGGAAACGGACGACAACGGTTTTGTGGTATCGGCGACGGGCAAAGAGATGAAGGTCGAGTACCGCTATGATAGCGAAGGCTATCCGTTAGGTAAGACAACCATAAACTCGCAGAATACGCTCTCTGTGACGGCAAAACCCTCCGCGGACCCGCGTAAAAAGCTGGATTATACGGCAGTCAGCCGGGTGGATGATCGACAGGTCGGCAACGTCACACAGAGCTGCGAATATGATGCGTACGCGAACCCTGTTGACTGCCGGCTTGTTATCGTCGATGAGAGCGTTAAGCCGGCAGTGTCCCACCATTACACCATTAAAAATCGTATCGATTACTACTAA
- a CDS encoding putative dimethyl sulfoxide reductase, chain A1 (similar to E. coli putative oxidoreductase, major subunit (AAC74659.1); Blastp hit to AAC74659.1 (808 aa), 86% identity in aa 1 - 808), producing the protein MMPGEKQQTGVSRRTLVKSAALGSLALAAGGVSLPFGMRTAAAAVQQAMRNEEDKIVWGACSVNCGSRCALRLHVKDNEVWWVETDNTGDDVYGNHQVRACLRGRSIRRRINHPDRLNYPMKRVGRRGEGKFERISWQEALDTISASLKKTVETYGNEAVYIHYSSGIVGGNITRSSPAASPVKRLMNCYGGSLNQYGSYSTAQISCAMPYTYGSNDGNSTSDIENSKLVVMFGNNPAETRMSGGGITWFLEQARERSNARMIVIDPRYTDTAAGREDEWIPIRPGTDAALVAGIAWVLINENLVDQPFLDNYCIGYDEKTLPADAPPNGHYKAYILGQGEDGIAKTPQWASHITGIPADRIIKLAREIGSVKPAYICQGWGPQRQANGEQTARAIAMLPILTGNVGIHGGNSGARESTYTITIERLPVLENPVKTAISCFSWTDAIARGPEMTALRDGVRGKDKLDVPIKFLWNYAGNTLINQHSDINKTHEILQDEAKCEMIVVIDNFMTSSAKYADILLPDLMTVEQEDIIPNDYAGNMGYLIFIQPATTPKFERKPIYWVLSEIARRLGDDVYQRFTEGRTQAQWLQYLYAKMQARDPALPAYDDLKKMGIYKRKDPNGHFVAYKKFREDPQANPLKTPSGKIEIYSSKLAHIASTWELAEGDVISPLPIYTPTFEGWDDPKRSTFPLQLFGFHYKSRTHSSYGNIDVLQAACRQEVWINPLDAQKRGIANGDKVRVFNDRGEVRLPAKVTPRILPGVSAMGQGAWHNADMAGDKIDHGACINTLTTLRPSPLAKGNPQHTNLVEIEKI; encoded by the coding sequence GTGATGCCCGGAGAAAAGCAACAAACAGGCGTTAGCCGCAGGACGTTAGTGAAATCAGCGGCGCTTGGCTCACTGGCGCTGGCTGCCGGAGGCGTATCTTTACCGTTTGGGATGCGTACCGCGGCCGCGGCGGTGCAGCAGGCTATGCGCAACGAAGAAGATAAAATCGTCTGGGGCGCCTGTTCGGTCAACTGCGGCAGTCGCTGCGCCCTGCGTCTGCATGTAAAAGATAATGAAGTCTGGTGGGTTGAAACTGATAACACTGGCGACGATGTCTACGGCAATCATCAGGTTCGCGCCTGCCTGCGGGGCCGTTCAATCCGTCGGCGTATTAACCATCCGGATCGCCTTAACTATCCCATGAAACGCGTTGGCCGCCGCGGCGAAGGCAAATTTGAACGCATTAGCTGGCAGGAAGCACTGGACACCATTAGCGCCAGCCTGAAAAAGACCGTAGAGACCTACGGCAATGAAGCCGTTTATATCCACTATTCATCCGGCATCGTAGGCGGCAACATAACCCGCTCGTCGCCTGCCGCCTCGCCGGTGAAGCGTTTGATGAACTGCTACGGCGGTTCGTTGAATCAATACGGCTCATACAGTACCGCGCAAATTTCTTGCGCCATGCCCTACACCTATGGTTCCAACGACGGCAACAGCACATCTGATATCGAAAACAGTAAACTGGTGGTCATGTTCGGCAATAATCCGGCTGAAACACGCATGAGCGGCGGCGGCATTACCTGGTTTCTGGAGCAAGCGCGTGAACGCTCAAATGCGCGCATGATCGTAATAGATCCGCGCTATACCGATACCGCTGCCGGACGTGAAGACGAGTGGATACCGATTCGCCCCGGCACCGATGCCGCGCTGGTGGCGGGAATTGCCTGGGTATTGATTAACGAAAATCTCGTTGACCAGCCTTTTCTCGATAACTATTGCATCGGCTACGATGAAAAGACCCTTCCGGCTGACGCGCCCCCCAATGGCCATTATAAGGCTTATATTTTGGGTCAGGGCGAGGACGGTATCGCCAAAACGCCGCAGTGGGCATCGCATATTACCGGCATCCCCGCCGATCGGATTATCAAACTGGCGCGCGAGATAGGCAGCGTCAAGCCGGCCTACATCTGTCAGGGTTGGGGCCCGCAGCGTCAGGCGAACGGCGAACAAACCGCTCGCGCCATCGCCATGTTACCGATTCTGACCGGCAACGTCGGCATTCATGGCGGTAATAGCGGCGCACGCGAATCCACTTACACCATTACCATTGAACGTCTGCCGGTCCTGGAGAATCCCGTTAAAACCGCCATCTCCTGCTTTAGCTGGACGGACGCCATTGCGCGCGGCCCGGAAATGACCGCCCTGCGCGACGGCGTACGCGGCAAAGATAAGCTGGATGTCCCGATCAAATTTCTATGGAACTACGCTGGCAACACCCTGATTAATCAGCATTCGGATATTAATAAAACCCATGAAATTCTTCAGGATGAAGCGAAATGCGAAATGATTGTGGTCATCGACAACTTTATGACCTCTTCCGCGAAGTACGCTGATATTTTACTGCCGGATCTCATGACCGTCGAACAGGAGGATATCATCCCCAATGATTACGCCGGCAATATGGGATATCTGATTTTTATCCAACCGGCGACGACGCCTAAGTTCGAGCGCAAGCCCATCTACTGGGTACTCAGCGAAATCGCCAGACGCCTCGGCGACGATGTGTATCAGCGGTTTACCGAAGGCCGTACACAGGCGCAATGGCTGCAATATCTGTACGCCAAAATGCAGGCAAGAGATCCGGCATTGCCCGCGTATGACGATCTGAAAAAAATGGGCATCTATAAACGCAAAGATCCCAACGGCCACTTTGTCGCCTATAAAAAATTTCGTGAAGATCCGCAGGCCAATCCGTTAAAAACGCCGTCCGGTAAAATCGAAATCTACTCAAGCAAACTCGCTCACATCGCCAGTACCTGGGAGCTGGCGGAAGGCGACGTGATAAGCCCACTGCCGATTTATACCCCTACTTTTGAAGGATGGGACGATCCGAAGCGGAGCACCTTCCCGCTACAGCTGTTTGGCTTTCACTATAAATCCCGTACCCATTCAAGCTACGGCAATATTGATGTTCTGCAGGCCGCCTGTCGCCAGGAGGTGTGGATAAATCCGCTCGATGCGCAAAAACGCGGTATCGCGAATGGCGATAAGGTTCGCGTCTTTAACGATCGTGGAGAGGTGCGTCTACCCGCCAAAGTCACGCCGCGTATTCTGCCGGGCGTCAGCGCGATGGGTCAGGGCGCATGGCATAATGCGGATATGGCTGGCGATAAAATTGACCACGGCGCCTGCATCAATACGCTCACGACGCTGCGTCCTTCCCCCCTGGCAAAAGGGAATCCTCAACATACAAATCTGGTGGAAATCGAAAAAATCTAA
- a CDS encoding ABC-type transport system protein (permease components; similar to E. coli putative transport system permease protein (AAC75189.1); Blastp hit to AAC75189.1 (243 aa), 43% identity in aa 42 - 241): MHTLTLKRVLGFTIVILLLLALFIWGIGLETLKARQVDLLYLGQRHLMLVFTSMFFALLVGIPSGILLSRPAAKGFAEYVMQIFNVGNTLPPLAVLALAMVIIGIGDTPAIVALFLASLLPIVRNTYAGLCSVPASLIEAANGIGMTKWQRLRQVELPNAWPVMLSGIRIATAINVGTAPLAFLIGASSYGELIFPGIYLNDFPTLILGATATALFALILDTLLAWFGRRLSPHTV, encoded by the coding sequence ATGCACACCCTCACCCTAAAACGTGTACTTGGGTTCACTATCGTCATTTTGCTGTTACTGGCGCTGTTTATCTGGGGAATCGGTCTGGAGACGCTGAAAGCGCGTCAGGTCGATCTGCTGTATCTCGGACAACGGCATTTGATGCTGGTCTTTACGTCCATGTTTTTTGCTTTACTGGTCGGTATCCCGAGCGGGATTTTACTCAGCCGACCTGCGGCAAAAGGATTTGCTGAATATGTCATGCAAATCTTTAATGTTGGTAATACCTTGCCGCCGCTGGCCGTTCTGGCCTTAGCGATGGTGATTATCGGGATCGGCGATACGCCCGCCATTGTCGCGCTATTTCTGGCCTCCCTTCTGCCTATCGTCCGCAATACCTATGCGGGCCTCTGTTCCGTTCCCGCCTCACTGATTGAAGCGGCGAACGGGATTGGGATGACAAAATGGCAGCGGCTTCGCCAGGTAGAGCTACCTAATGCGTGGCCAGTGATGCTGTCCGGTATTCGCATCGCGACCGCCATCAATGTCGGCACCGCGCCGCTGGCCTTTCTGATCGGCGCCAGCAGCTACGGCGAGCTGATTTTCCCGGGAATTTATCTCAACGATTTTCCGACGTTGATCCTCGGCGCAACGGCCACGGCGTTATTCGCGCTGATTCTTGACACTCTGCTTGCCTGGTTTGGGCGACGCCTTAGCCCTCATACCGTCTGA
- a CDS encoding putative dimethyl sulfoxide reductase (similar to E. coli anaerobic dimethyl sulfoxide reductase subunit B (AAC73981.1); Blastp hit to AAC73981.1 (205 aa), 96% identity in aa 1 - 205), with amino-acid sequence MTTQYGFFIDSSRCTGCKTCELACKDYKDLTPDVSFRRIYEYAGGDWQEDNGVWHQNVFAYYLSISCNHCEDPACTKVCPSGAMHKRDDGFVVVNEEVCIGCRYCHMACPYGAPQYNAAKGHMTKCDGCYDRVADGKKPICVESCPLRALDFGPIDELRKKHGELAAVAPLPRAHFTKPNIVIKPNANSRPTGDTTGYLANPKEV; translated from the coding sequence ATGACAACCCAGTATGGATTTTTTATTGATTCCAGTCGTTGCACCGGTTGCAAAACCTGCGAACTGGCCTGCAAGGACTACAAAGATCTCACTCCCGACGTCAGCTTCCGCCGCATTTATGAGTATGCGGGCGGTGACTGGCAGGAAGATAACGGCGTCTGGCACCAGAACGTCTTTGCCTATTATCTCTCCATTTCATGCAACCACTGCGAAGACCCGGCCTGTACCAAAGTCTGCCCGAGCGGCGCGATGCACAAGCGCGATGACGGTTTTGTGGTGGTGAACGAAGAGGTCTGTATCGGCTGCCGCTACTGCCACATGGCCTGCCCGTACGGCGCGCCGCAGTACAACGCGGCCAAAGGTCATATGACCAAGTGCGACGGCTGTTATGACCGTGTCGCTGACGGCAAGAAACCGATTTGCGTGGAGTCCTGCCCGCTGCGGGCACTGGACTTTGGCCCGATAGACGAACTGCGTAAAAAACACGGTGAGCTGGCTGCCGTCGCGCCGTTGCCGCGCGCGCATTTCACGAAGCCGAATATTGTGATTAAACCCAACGCCAACAGCCGCCCGACCGGGGACACTACCGGTTATCTGGCCAATCCGAAGGAGGTATAA
- a CDS encoding putative dimethyl sulfoxide reductase (similar to E. coli putative oxidoreductase, major subunit (AAC74660.1); Blastp hit to AAC74660.1 (808 aa), 91% identity in aa 2 - 807) has protein sequence MKITNPEALMAASLSRRSLVKTSAIGSLALASSAFTLPFSRIAHAAADLASGNVAEKAVWSSCTVNCGSRCLLRLHVKDDTVYWVESDTTGNDEYGNHQVRACLRGRSIRRRMNHPDRLKYPMKRVGKRGEGKFERISWDEALDTIGDNLKRILKDYGNEAVHVLYGTGVDGGNITNSNVPYRLMNACGGYLSRYGSYSTAQISAAMSYMFGGNDGNSPDDIANTKLVVMFGNNPAETRMSGGGVTYYVEQARERSNARMIVIDPRYNDTAAGREDEWLPIRPGTDGALAAAIAWVLITEDLIDKPFLDKYCIGYDETTLPASAPRNAHYKAYILGQGDDGIAKTPQWAAQITSIPAEKIIQLAREIGSAKPAYICQGWGPQRHSNGEQTARAIAMLSVLTGNVGINGGNSGVREGTWDLGVEWFSMLENPVKTQISVFTWTDAIDHGAEMTATRDGVRGKDKLDVPIKFLWCYASNTLINQHGDIAHTHEVLQDDSKCEMIVGIEHFMTASAKYCDILLPDLMPTEQEDLISHESAGNMGYVILGQPATSPKFERKPIYWTLSEVAKRLGPDVYQTFTEGRTQHEWVKYLHAKTKARNPEMPDYEEMKQTGIFKKKCPEEHYVAFRAFREDPAANPLKTPSGKIEIYSERLATLANTWELKKDEIIHPLPAYTPGFDGWDDPLRQRYPLQLTGFHYKARTHSSYGNIDILQQACPQEIWINPIDAQARGIQHGDTVRVFNQNGEMLIPAKVTPRILPGVTAIGQGAWLNADMFGDKVDRGGSINILTSHRPSPLAKGNPSHSNLVQVEKA, from the coding sequence ATGAAAATCACCAACCCTGAGGCATTAATGGCGGCCAGTCTCAGCCGACGAAGCCTGGTGAAAACCTCCGCTATCGGTAGCCTTGCGCTTGCCAGTAGCGCTTTCACCCTTCCGTTCTCCCGCATCGCACACGCCGCAGCAGACCTCGCATCCGGCAATGTGGCAGAAAAAGCGGTCTGGAGTTCATGTACCGTTAACTGCGGCAGCCGCTGCCTGCTGCGCCTGCACGTAAAAGATGACACCGTATATTGGGTTGAATCAGATACCACGGGCAACGATGAATATGGCAACCATCAGGTACGCGCCTGCCTGCGCGGCCGTTCTATTCGTCGCCGGATGAATCATCCCGATCGCCTGAAATATCCGATGAAACGCGTTGGTAAACGAGGAGAAGGCAAATTCGAACGTATCAGTTGGGATGAAGCGTTGGATACCATCGGCGATAACCTGAAACGTATCCTCAAGGACTACGGCAACGAAGCGGTACATGTGCTTTACGGTACCGGCGTGGACGGCGGCAATATTACCAATTCTAACGTACCGTATCGCCTGATGAACGCCTGCGGCGGCTATCTCAGCCGTTACGGTAGCTACAGCACCGCCCAAATCAGCGCGGCCATGAGCTATATGTTCGGCGGCAATGACGGCAACAGTCCGGATGATATCGCCAATACAAAACTGGTGGTGATGTTTGGCAATAATCCCGCGGAAACACGTATGAGCGGCGGCGGCGTGACATACTATGTCGAACAGGCGCGCGAGCGCTCCAACGCCCGGATGATCGTCATTGACCCGCGTTATAACGACACTGCCGCTGGCCGAGAAGACGAGTGGCTGCCGATTCGCCCAGGTACCGATGGCGCGCTGGCGGCGGCAATCGCCTGGGTGCTGATTACCGAAGATCTTATTGATAAACCGTTTCTGGATAAATACTGCATCGGCTACGACGAAACCACTCTGCCCGCCTCGGCCCCGCGTAACGCGCACTATAAAGCCTATATTTTGGGTCAGGGCGACGACGGTATTGCTAAAACGCCGCAATGGGCCGCGCAGATTACCAGTATTCCGGCGGAAAAAATCATTCAACTGGCGCGGGAAATCGGCTCGGCGAAACCGGCTTACATTTGCCAGGGCTGGGGACCGCAACGCCACTCTAACGGGGAGCAGACCGCACGCGCAATCGCCATGCTGTCTGTACTCACCGGTAACGTCGGCATAAATGGCGGTAATTCCGGCGTGCGCGAAGGCACCTGGGATCTGGGCGTCGAATGGTTTTCTATGCTGGAGAACCCGGTAAAAACCCAGATTTCGGTCTTTACCTGGACCGACGCTATCGATCATGGCGCGGAAATGACCGCCACACGCGACGGCGTGCGGGGAAAAGACAAGCTCGACGTGCCGATCAAATTTTTGTGGTGCTACGCCAGTAATACGCTGATCAATCAGCATGGCGACATCGCCCACACCCACGAGGTGCTTCAGGACGACAGTAAATGTGAAATGATCGTCGGCATCGAGCACTTTATGACCGCGTCGGCAAAATATTGCGACATTCTGCTGCCTGATTTAATGCCGACCGAGCAGGAAGATCTGATTTCCCACGAATCCGCAGGCAATATGGGCTATGTCATTCTTGGTCAGCCCGCCACCTCGCCGAAATTTGAAAGAAAGCCCATTTACTGGACGCTCAGTGAAGTGGCTAAACGGCTTGGTCCGGACGTATACCAGACCTTCACAGAAGGCCGCACGCAGCATGAGTGGGTCAAATACCTGCACGCAAAAACCAAAGCGCGTAACCCGGAAATGCCGGATTACGAAGAGATGAAACAGACAGGGATTTTCAAGAAAAAATGCCCGGAGGAGCACTACGTCGCTTTCCGCGCCTTCCGCGAAGACCCTGCCGCCAACCCACTGAAAACGCCGTCCGGTAAAATCGAAATCTATTCCGAGCGTCTGGCAACCCTCGCCAACACGTGGGAGCTGAAGAAAGATGAGATTATCCATCCTTTACCCGCCTATACGCCAGGCTTTGACGGTTGGGACGATCCGCTTCGTCAGCGCTACCCGCTACAGCTAACCGGCTTCCACTATAAAGCGCGTACCCACTCCAGCTACGGCAATATCGACATCCTGCAACAGGCGTGTCCGCAGGAGATCTGGATCAACCCGATTGATGCGCAAGCGCGCGGCATTCAGCATGGCGACACCGTGCGGGTCTTTAACCAGAATGGAGAGATGCTCATTCCGGCAAAAGTCACGCCGCGCATATTGCCCGGCGTCACCGCTATCGGCCAGGGCGCCTGGTTAAATGCCGACATGTTTGGCGACAAAGTCGATCGCGGCGGCTCCATTAACATTCTGACGTCGCACCGGCCTTCCCCACTGGCGAAAGGTAATCCGTCACACAGTAATCTTGTTCAGGTTGAAAAGGCGTAA